The following coding sequences lie in one Loxodonta africana isolate mLoxAfr1 chromosome X, mLoxAfr1.hap2, whole genome shotgun sequence genomic window:
- the LOC135228874 gene encoding zinc finger protein OZF-like, whose translation MLPVFNRIHTVENLCESNEGNQCGKTFSWVPNLTVQKRNPPEVNPFECSDCEKAIMDPSSHNHHTCQFITSREACGGTTPMRPLSGKKPHKCEVCGKDFICITTLKNPVTTLTSDNQYKCNEYGKDFCSFSSFWTHVRGHKGECKESSSSDPLSLLFYNRDKPYECREFRKAFSFSSALTAHLGTHSEERPYECNECGKAFRWPSYLTKHMRTHSGERPYECQECGKGFSQSGHLTTHIRTHTGQRPYECKECGKTFSRVSTLTTHITTHSGEKPYECKQCGKAFRQFSGLISHRRIHTGERPYQCKECGKAFRYSSAIALHRRIHSAVRPYECKECGKSFKYSSTFTSHIRIHSGERPYECKECGKVFRQSSNLTVHRRIHSGERPYECKECGKAFNCSSHLSNHRRTHSGDKAYKRTQCGKAFSQVSFLTNHIRTHSGEKPYECKQCGKAFSQSSDLVTHRRVHTGERPYQCKECGKAFVISRPSEDI comes from the coding sequence ATGTTACCTGTTTTTAACAGAATTCATACAGTAGAAAACCTCTGTGAAAGTAACGAAGGCAATCagtgtgggaaaaccttcagcTGGGTTCCAAATCTTACCGTGCAgaaaagaaatcctccagaagtaAATCCTTTTGAATGCTCTGACTGTGAAAAAGCCATCATGGATCCCTCATCACATAACCACCATACCTGTCAGTTTATTACATCTAGAGAAGCCTGTGGTGGTACCACTCCTATGAGACCTCTTAGTGGCAAGAAACCCCATAAGTGTGAGGTATGTGGGAAGGATTTCATTTGTATCACAACTCTTAAGAATCCTGTGACAACACTCACTAGTGACAATCAGTATAAATGTAATGAGTATGGGAAAGATTTCTGTAGTTTCTCGTCCTTTTGGACACATGTGAGAGGTCACAAGGGTGAATGTAAAGAAAGTTCTTCTAGTGACCCTTTATCCCTCCTTTTCTATAACAGAGATAAGCCCTATGAATGTAGGGAATTTAGGAAAGCCTTTAGtttttcctcagccctcactGCACATTTAGGAACTCACAGTGAAGAGAGGCCTTacgaatgtaatgaatgtgggaaagcctttagatggCCCTCATACCTCACTAAGCATatgcgaactcacagtggagagaggccttatgaatgtcaggaatgtgggaaaggcTTTAGTCAGTCAGGACACCTCACTacccatataagaactcacactgggcagaggccttatgaatgtaaggaatgtgggaaaacctttagtcGGGTCTCaaccctcactacacatataacaactcacagtggagagaagccttatgaatgtaagcaatgtgggaaagcttttagGCAGTTCTCAGGCCTCATATCACATAGAAGGATTCATACTGGAGAAAGGCCATatcaatgtaaggaatgtgggaaagcctttaggtaTTCTTCAGCCATCGCTTTGCATAGGAGAATTCATAGCGCTgtcaggccttatgaatgtaaggaatgtgggaaatcaTTTAAGTATTCTTCTACCttcacttcacatataagaattcacagtggagagaggccttatgaatgtaaggaatgtgggaaagtcttTAGGCAATCCTCAAACCTCACTGTACATAGAAGGATTCACAGTGGAGAAAGGCCttacgaatgtaaggaatgtggaaaagcctttaattGTTCCTCACATCTCAGTAATCAtagaagaactcacagtggagacaagGCATATAAACGTacacaatgtgggaaagcctttagtcaggtcTCATTCCTCACTaaccatataagaactcacagtggagagaagccttatgaatgtaaacaatgtgggaaagcctttagccaGTCCTCAGACCTCGTGACACATAGAAGagttcatactggagagaggccatatcaatgtaaggaatgtgggaaggccttcgtGATTTCTCGTCCTTCAGAAGACATATAA